The Mesoterricola silvestris sequence TGGCCCGGGACCTGGCCGGGGCCGGATCGACCCTCCTGGTGAGCCTCCACGACCTGCGGACCGCCTTCCGCTTCGACGAGGTGATGGTGCTGGACCAGGGCCGGATGGTGGGCTTCGGCCCCCCGGAGGCCATCCTCACCCCCGGTCTCATCGGCTCCGTCTTCCGCGTGAAGGCGTCGCCCGCCCAGGGGCTGGCCCTGGAACTGCCCTGACGAGGAGCCCCATGCGCCTTCCCACCCTGCCCGTGCTGGACCCGGCCTTCCGCGAATCCGTGGCGCGCCACGTGGACGACCTGACCAAGCCCCTGGGGGCCCTGGGTCGCCTGGAAAGCCTGGGCGCGCAGCTGGCGTGGATCGCGGGGACCCCGCGCCCGCAGGACCCGGAGGCGTTCATCCTGACCTTCGGCGGGGACCACGGCATCGCGCGCCACCAGGTCTCGGCCTACCCCCAGGAGGTGACGGTCCAGATGATGGCCAACATCGCCGGGGGCGGCGCGGCCATCTCCGCGCTGTGCCGGGCCAACCGCATCCACCACCGGGTCATCGACGCCGGGGTGGCCTCCCCCTGCCCCTTTCCCGGCGTCGCCCAGCGCAACGTCCTGCGGGGCACCCGGGATCCCCTGGAGGGGCCGGCCATGACCCGGGCGGAGGCCGAGGCCTGCATCCAGGCCGGCCTGGACGAGGTGGCGCTCCTGCCGCCGAACCCCTTCGCCCTCCTGGGGGTGGGCGAGATGGGCATCGCGAACAGCTCCGTGGCCGCGCTCCTGGTGTGCGCATTCACGGGGATGGATCCCGCCGGGGCGGTGGGGCCCGGCACCGGCATCCAGGGCTCCGCCCTGGGCAGGAAGCTGGAGGTGATCCGGCAGGTCCTCACGAAGCACCGCCCGGATCCCGCGGATCCCCTGGGGGTGCTCGCCGCGGTGGGGGGCGCGGAGTTCGGGGCCATGGCGGGGGCCATGATCGGCGCGGCCGCCCGGGGCTGGGCGGTGATCGTGGACGGGTACATCGCCGGCGCCGCCGCCCTCGTGGCCATGGCCCTGGCGCCCGGCCTGGAGGCCTTCCTGGTGTGGAGCCACCGCAGCGCCGAGCCCGGGGCCCGGCTCGTGCTGGAGCACCTGGGCAAGGAGCCGGTGCTGGACCTGGACCTGCGCCTGGGCGAAGGCACCGGCGCCGCCCTGGCGGTGCCCATCCTGCGCTCGGCCTGCGCCGTGCTCCGGGAAATGGCCACCTTCGGCAGCGCGGGCGTGAGCCGCGCATGATCGCGAGCCTGGTGGCGGCCATCCGCTTCCTGACCCGGGTCCCCGTTCCGGGGAGGCCGACCCGGGTGGAGGACATCGCCCGGGGGGTGGGCTGGTTTCCCCTGGTGGGGGCGCTGGTGGGGGGCGCCACGGCGGGGGTCTTCGCGCTGGGCCTGCGGGCCTGGCCCGCACCCCTCGCGGCGGCAGTGGCCGTGGGCTTCGGGCTCATGCTGACGGGGGGCTTCCACGAGGACGGGGCCACGGACGCCATGGACGGGCTGGGCGGAGGCTGGACCCGGGAGCGGGTGCTGGAAATCATGAAGGACAGCCGCATCGGGGCGTACGGCGCCATGGCCCTGTGGGTGCTGCTGGCGGTGCGCTGGAGCGCGCTGGTGGCCCTGGAGGGGCGCGCCCTCTGGGCGCTGCCCCTGGCGATGGTGTGGGGGCGGTGGTCCATCTCCGCGCTCATGGGGCTCCTGCCGCCGGTGGCGCCGGGGCTGGCGAAGGAGGTGGGGGGCCAGGGGCGGTGGGGCCCCTTCCTGGGCGCCACGGCGCTGCTGGTCCTGGCCAACCTCCTGTGCCTGGGCCGGCCGGGTCTGGCCAGGGCGGCCCTGGCGGCGCCCGCGGTGCTGGGGCTCTGGGCCCTCTACCTCAAGCGCCGGCTGGGGGGCCAGAGCGGGGATCTTCTGGGCGCCGGGAACCAGCTGGTGGAGGCGGCGGTGCTGCTGGCCCTGGTGGCGAAATGATGCCCCTCTACCTGCTCCGCCACGGGCCCACCGAGGCATCCGCGAAGGGGGCGCCCCTGGGGCGCCTGGACCTGCCCGTGGCGCCGGAAGGGCAGGCCCGGTGGCCGCGGGTCCGGGAGGAGCTGCTGGCCCTGGGCATCGGCCGGGTCCTCACCTCGGACCTGGGCCGGGCCCGGGACCACGCCCTGGACCTGGGGCTGCCCTGCCTGGTGCTGCCGGGGCTCTCGGAGCAGGCCTTCGGCGAATGGGAGGCCCGGCCCTGGGACCAGGTGGAGGGCGCCGAGGCCTTCTTCCGGGACCCGGCGCGGGGGGTCCCGCCGGGCGGCGAGAGCTTCCTGGCCTGCGGGGCCCGGGCCCTGCTGGCCCTGCAGGGAGCCCTGGAAGGCGAAGGCGCGACCCTGGTGCTGGCCCACGGCGGCCCCCTCCGGGCCATCCTCGCCCACTACATCGGCCTGCCCGCGACCCGCGCCCTGGACCTGTCCTGGCAGCCTTTCGGCCTCACCCGGGTGG is a genomic window containing:
- the cobS gene encoding adenosylcobinamide-GDP ribazoletransferase; this encodes MIASLVAAIRFLTRVPVPGRPTRVEDIARGVGWFPLVGALVGGATAGVFALGLRAWPAPLAAAVAVGFGLMLTGGFHEDGATDAMDGLGGGWTRERVLEIMKDSRIGAYGAMALWVLLAVRWSALVALEGRALWALPLAMVWGRWSISALMGLLPPVAPGLAKEVGGQGRWGPFLGATALLVLANLLCLGRPGLARAALAAPAVLGLWALYLKRRLGGQSGDLLGAGNQLVEAAVLLALVAK
- a CDS encoding histidine phosphatase family protein produces the protein MMPLYLLRHGPTEASAKGAPLGRLDLPVAPEGQARWPRVREELLALGIGRVLTSDLGRARDHALDLGLPCLVLPGLSEQAFGEWEARPWDQVEGAEAFFRDPARGVPPGGESFLACGARALLALQGALEGEGATLVLAHGGPLRAILAHYIGLPATRALDLSWQPFGLTRVDVYAPDRGALRFHNRLAG
- the cobT gene encoding nicotinate-nucleotide--dimethylbenzimidazole phosphoribosyltransferase, whose protein sequence is MRLPTLPVLDPAFRESVARHVDDLTKPLGALGRLESLGAQLAWIAGTPRPQDPEAFILTFGGDHGIARHQVSAYPQEVTVQMMANIAGGGAAISALCRANRIHHRVIDAGVASPCPFPGVAQRNVLRGTRDPLEGPAMTRAEAEACIQAGLDEVALLPPNPFALLGVGEMGIANSSVAALLVCAFTGMDPAGAVGPGTGIQGSALGRKLEVIRQVLTKHRPDPADPLGVLAAVGGAEFGAMAGAMIGAAARGWAVIVDGYIAGAAALVAMALAPGLEAFLVWSHRSAEPGARLVLEHLGKEPVLDLDLRLGEGTGAALAVPILRSACAVLREMATFGSAGVSRA